A region from the Silene latifolia isolate original U9 population chromosome 7, ASM4854445v1, whole genome shotgun sequence genome encodes:
- the LOC141590209 gene encoding uncharacterized protein LOC141590209, with translation MDNSDQSSENCQTQVNSPRSPALLSDFVDTAVHNSARKTRSSQTPSSTLVVNTSSIAPNSAIVANNLSSTKDSPVIVTDKVVSANATVTDTPVVVEPVVVTNVAPNSEDSVDTSKPNLGFGENNPRKWNDVVKGPSQLGMSLFFDEHSKNSTEIEVNLEDFQGELDYWKYTLMGNFLGSKPNLKQVQDFAQKAWKHIASPVVQYYRKGWFSFRFATQEDMNNVLREGPWKLGSSSLILKQWYPNFSMEMDKISTVPIWVLFPDLEPFLWSESVLSKMASKIGKPLFADLNTTCKTKLSFARILVEADVSATLPDEIGINSKKCKWHQPTSSDPKKVYKAKPSTNPIPPSVPQPEVELGSVCYELGGTSDGQIEDATPEHVQDQPVHLAGSSHVQGDGSSSLTTEMHSECHVLGSHSPQHAGSPRVVDRRSQIVKKRDCTEAEHSDNHSDVPLTENRFDSLSIENEHSDATLVDKEPPDKISHEDHLLIWLIFNPRYHSSFLILSNAQFIHCAINHHATSQKFFLTMVYGSNDPKIREDLWTALSSIQHSVTSWVLLGDFNVIRDVSEKISPTPPTLDDILAFNTCLLNCRLDDMRGSGCEYTWTNKQDDSTRTWSKLDRALANLDWFNQFPTTYANFLPAGISDHSHVLVTVFDDPPLKSRFSFLNCWTTHASYRDLVTQAWHLPVQGTAMFKLFGKLKNVRVSLYGLHKQNYSDISNRVVVAKVALMNCQAMLQSCPLSPDLMHKEKQLFVDYNTLKQAEMSFLKQKAKVDNIKHGDCSSKYFFSRLQERKNQQIIGRIVDRHGTERIGLSDVAEGFVDYYSHLLGSTTPTSPLDTSLIHQGSCVSPEDSASLIKPVSLDEIKATLFSISSDKSPGPDGFSSGFFKDSWELISSDFCKAVLNFFNTGDVPSVTGDMGIINDFASWSGLHANTTKTEIYFGGVNPSVRAQILQATGIQILNSVIFGLANFWCATALLPKTILKRINKICKDYFWNVEPGARKLVFHSWKCICRPGDEGGFNIKELLSWNKALLAKWLWVLDHDFEGNWAQWNRAYTFPDSSIWQLSIKDRYPESLCSLIKVKDEILARTGSISTGTVVVASWFAHGKFKLGLAYDWFRVTATLTALRKLPTVDLLAKRGMVIINRCILCKQMSESHRHLFFRCLYSQQIWQGLVHWMALPTRSNALDTELTWMVQSRGRHHWKHQWRKSCLAAAIYHIWKERNGRLFSAHETQPVTLVEQIKHVVKLRLLASHSQACIED, from the exons ATGGATAATTCTGATCAATCCTCGGAGAATTGTCAAACCCAGGTGAATTCTCCTCGTTCCCCTGCTCTTCTCAGTGATTTTGTTGACACTGCGGTTCATAATTCTGCGCGTAAAACTCGCTCCTCCCAAACTCCTTCTTCAACTTTAGTGGTTAATACTTCTTCTATTGCTCCAAATTCCGCCATTGTTGCGAACAATTTGAGCTCTACTAAGGACTCCCCTGTTATTGTGACTGATAAGGTTGTCTCTGCTAATGCTACGGTTACTGACACCCCTGTTGTCGTTGAACCTGTTGTTGTTACTAATGTCGCCCCTAATTCCGAGGATTCTGTTGATACGTCAAAACCAAACTTAGGTTTTGGGGAAAATAACCCTAGGAAATGGAATGATGTTGTTAAAGGACCTAGTCAATTGGGTATGTCCTTATTCTTTGATGAACATAGCAAGAACTCTACTGAAATTGAGGTCAATCTTGAGGATTTCCAAGGGGAATTGGATTATTGGAAGTATACTTTAATGGGAAACTTCCTTGGGTCTAAGCCTAACCTAAAGCAAGTTCAAGATTTTGCCCAAAAAGCTTGGAAGCATATTGCTTCTCCAGTAGTccaatactacaggaaggggtgGTTCAGCTTCAGGTTCGCCACTCAAGAGGATATGAATAATGTTCTTAGGGAGGGTCCTTGGAAACTGGGGTCAAGCTCTCTCATTCTAAAGCAATGGTATCCTAACTTCTCTATGGAAATGGATAAGATCTCCACTGTTCCTATTTGGGTCTTGTTTCCTGACTTGGAACCATTTCTCTGGTCTGAATCTGTGCTAAGCAAGATGGCTAGCAAGATTGGGAAACCTCTATTTGCTGATCTCAATACCACTTGTAAGACTAAACTGTCCTTTGCAAGGATCCTTGTTGAGGCTGATGTTTCTGCCACTTTACCTGATGAAATT GGCATAAACTCAAAGAAATGTAAATGGCACCAACCTACTAGTAGTGATCCCAAGAAGGTGTATAAGGCTAAGCCCTCTACTAACCCTATCCCCCCTAGTGTACCACAACCTGAGGTTGAGTTGGGCTCAGTATGCTATgagctaggtggtacctcagATGGCCAGATAGAGGATGCTACTCCTGAGCATGTCCAGGATCAACCAGTGCATCTAGCTGGTTCCTCACATGTTCAGGGTGATGGCTCCTCTTCTCTGACTACTGAAATGCACTCAGAATGCCATGTGCTAGGCTCACACTCTCCTCAGCATGCTGGTAGCCCTAGGGTGGTGGATAGGAGGTCTCAAATTGTCAAGAAGAGAGACTGTACTGAGGCTGAACACAGTGATAACCATAGTGATGTCCCACTTACTGAGAACAGATTTGATTCTCTTAGTATTGAAAATGAGCACTCTGATGCTACTCTAGTGGATAAAGAGCCCCCTGATAAAATTTCTCATGAAGATCATCTCCT GATCTGGCTCATCTTTAACCCTCGCTATCATTCATCGTTTCTTATTCTCTCCAATGCACAGTTCATTCACTGTGCCATTAATCATCATGCTACTTCTCAGAAATTCTTTCTTACTATGGTTTATGGTAGTAATGATCCTAAAATAAGGGAGGATCTATGGACTGCTCTTTCTTCCATTCAGCATTCTGTTACAAGTTGGGTCCTCCTGGGGGATTTCAATGTGATCAGGGATGTTAGTGAAAAGATAAGTCCCACTCCTCCTACCCTGGATGATATCCTAGCTTTCAATACTTGCCTCTTGAATTGTCGATTGGATGATATGAGGGGGTCTGGATGTGAATATACCTGGACTAACAAGCAAGATGACAGTACCAGAACTTGGTCCAAGCTGGATAGGGCTTTAGCTAACCTTGACTGGTTCAACCAATTCCCTACCACTTATGCTAATTTTTTGCCTGCTGGTATATCTGATCACTCTCATGTACTGGTAACAGTATTTGATGATCCTCCTTTAAAGTCCAGATTTAGCTTCCTTAATTGCTGGACTACCCATGCCTCTTATAGGGATCTTGTCACCCAGGCATGGCATCTCCCTGTTCAGGGTACTGCTATGTTTAAGCTCTTTGGCAAGCTCAAGAATGTTAGAGTCAGCTTATATGGCCTTCACAAGCAAAATTATAGTGACATTTCCAATAGAGTGGTGGTAGCTAAGGTTGCTCTTATGAATTGTCAAGCTATGCTGCAGTCTTGCCCTCTTTCTCCTGATCTTATGCACAAGGAAAAGCAGTTGTTCGTTGACTATAATACTCTTAAGCAAGCTGAAATGAGCTTCTTAAAGCAAAAAGCAAAAGTTGACAATATTAAACATGGTGATTGCTCCTCTAAATACTTTTTCTCTAGACTGCAGGAGAGGAAAAATCAACAAATCATTGGCAGGATTGTTGATAGACATGGAACTGAAAGGATTGGGTTGTCTGATGTAGCTGAGGGTTTTGTTGATTATTACTCCCATCTCTTGGGCTCTACTACTCCCACTTCTCCTTTGGATACATCCCTAATTCATCAGGGCTCCTGTGTCTCCCCTGAGGACTCTGCTAGTCTTATTAAACCTGTCTCTCTGGATGAAATTAAAGCTACTTTGTTTAGCATTAGTTCTGACAAGAGCCCTGGGCCTGATGGTTTCTCCTCAGGTTTCTTTAAGGATTCCTGGGAGCTTATCAGCTCTGACTTTTGCAAAGCTGTGTTAAACTTCTTCAATACTG GTGATGTACCTTCTGTCACTGGTGATATGGGTATTATTAATGATTTTGCTTCCTGGTCTGGTCTTCATGCTAATACTACTAAGACTGAAATTTATTTTGGTGGAGTTAATCCCTCTGTCAGAGCTCAGATCCTGCAGGCCACTGG AATCCAAATTCTTAACTCTGTTATCTTTGGGCTAGCTAACTTTTGGTGTGCTACTGCTCTACTTCCTAAGACTATtctgaaaagaataaataaaattTGCAAGGATTACTTCTGGAATGTAGAACCTGGTGCAAGGAAACTTGTCTTCCATTCCTGGAAATGCATTTGCAGGCCTGGGGATGAAGGTGGGTTCAATATTAAGGAATTGCTCTCTTGGAATAAAGCACTGCTGGCTAAATGGCTTTGGGTGCTTGATCATGACTTTGAAGGGAATTGGGCTCAGTGGAATCGAGCTTACACTTTCCCTGATAGTTCCATTTGGCAACTTAGCATTAAGGATAGATACCCTGAAAGCCTGTGCAGCCTTATCAAAGTTAAAGATGAAATCCTGGCTAGAACAGGTTCCATTTCTACTGGCACTGTTGTGGTGGCCAGTTGGTTTGCCCATGGTAAATTCAAACTTGGCTTGGCTTATGACTGGTTCAG AGTTACTGCTACTCTTACTGCTCTGAGGAAGCTACCAACTGTGGATCTTCTGGCCAAAAGAGGAATGGTCATTATTAACAGGTGCATCCTCTGTAAGCAAATGTCTGAGTCGCATAGACATCTCTTTTTCAGATGCCTTTACTCTCAACAAATCTGGCAGGGGCTTGTGCATTGGATGGCTTTGCCTACTCGAAGTAATGCTCTTGATACTGAACTCACCTGGATGGTTCAATCTAGGGGCAGACATCATTGGAAGCATCAGTGGAGAAAGAGCTGCTTAGCTGCTGCTATCTATCATATTTGGAAAGAAAGGAATGGCAGACTTTTCAGTGCACATGAAACTCAACCTGTTACTCTTGTTGAACAAATTAAACATGTTGTAAAACTTAGGCTGTTAGCTAGTCACTCTCAGGCTTGCATTGAGGATTAA